In a genomic window of Rhizobium sp. CIAT894:
- a CDS encoding sarcosine oxidase subunit delta, protein MASLISCPHCGVRPKEEFSIRGDANLVRPAPDAGADAWYDYVYLRDNPKGRHSEYWHHSSGCRRWLIVERDTVTHAVHGVRDAALAKLGGEPA, encoded by the coding sequence ATGGCAAGCCTGATTTCTTGTCCCCATTGCGGCGTCCGGCCCAAGGAGGAATTCTCGATCCGCGGCGATGCGAACCTGGTCCGGCCGGCGCCGGATGCCGGCGCGGATGCCTGGTACGACTATGTCTATCTGCGCGACAATCCGAAGGGCCGGCACAGCGAATACTGGCACCATTCCTCCGGATGCCGCCGCTGGCTGATCGTCGAGCGTGATACCGTCACCCATGCAGTCCATGGCGTCAGGGATGCCGCTCTTGCGAAGCTAGGCGGAGAACCAGCATGA
- a CDS encoding sarcosine oxidase subunit alpha family protein: MTSFRLSSGGRIDRAATLGFTFDGKALEGHPGDTLASALLANGIQLVGRSFKYHRPRGILTAGAAEPNALVTTGSGGRTEPNTRATMIELYQGLTAKSQNRWPSLGFDVGAVNGLLSPFLSAGFYYKTFMWPAALWEKLYEPVIRKAAGLGRASYEADPDAYEKCWAHCDLLVIGAGPAGLAAALTAGRAGARVILADEGAELGGSLLSARGAVDGKPADAVLGELLAELEGLANVRRLPRMTVFGWYDDNVFGAVERVQKHVALPDPERPVERLWRIVARQALLATGAEERPLVFGGNDIPGVMMAGAMRSYLNRQAVAPGQSTVIFTTNDSAYDTAADLEAAGLRVAAIVDSRADGGKGWQGRAEVLRGARVIDAEGGKRLRGVSIETAGGIRRIDADALAMSGGWSPVIHLACHRAGKPQWSEESSAFLAPASQDGLAVAGAAAGLAQTTACLGDGAAKAAAALQAIGFSAEPAFVSAPETAPHAKPLWSVKGSKGKAFVDYQNDVHLKDLGLAVREGYGHVELAKRYTTSGMATDQGKLSNINAIGILAEARGVSPAEVGTTTFRPFYTPVSFGALTGSSRGKDFQPARKSPLHGWAKKNGAVFVETGLWYRSSWFPRAGETTWRESVDREVLNIRKNAGLCDVSTLGKIEIFGRDAATFLDRVYCNGFSKLALGKARYGIMLREDGFIYDDGTTSRFSDDHFFMTTTTALAAGVLTHLEFCAQTLWPELDVCFASSTDQWAQMAVAGPKSRAILAEIVDEDISDAAFPFMSARKVSLFAGRLEGRLFRISFSGELAYELAVPAGYGESVADAIMAAGEKHGISAYGVEALGVMRIEKGHVTHAEINGTVTPGDLGFGRMISSTKPDFIGKAMLAREGLQDPERPRLVGVKPLNPASGFRTGSHILAEGAAATLENDQGYVTSSAFSPTLGHKIGLALVRRGPERIGEKVTVWNGLHNEFTDAVLCHPVFIDPENEKLHA, translated from the coding sequence ATGACGAGCTTCCGTCTTTCCTCCGGCGGCCGCATCGACCGGGCCGCGACCCTCGGTTTCACCTTCGACGGCAAGGCGCTGGAAGGCCATCCGGGCGATACGCTCGCCTCGGCGCTGCTGGCCAACGGTATCCAGCTCGTCGGCCGAAGCTTCAAATATCATCGCCCGCGCGGCATTCTGACGGCGGGGGCCGCCGAACCGAACGCGCTGGTGACGACAGGCAGCGGCGGGCGCACCGAACCGAATACGCGCGCGACGATGATCGAGCTTTACCAGGGGCTGACGGCCAAGAGCCAGAACCGCTGGCCTTCGCTCGGTTTCGATGTCGGCGCCGTCAACGGCCTGCTCTCGCCTTTCCTCAGCGCCGGTTTCTACTACAAGACATTCATGTGGCCGGCGGCCCTCTGGGAAAAGCTCTACGAGCCGGTGATCCGCAAGGCGGCGGGCCTCGGCCGCGCCTCCTACGAAGCCGATCCCGACGCCTATGAGAAATGCTGGGCGCATTGCGACCTGCTGGTGATCGGCGCCGGCCCCGCCGGACTTGCCGCGGCGCTGACGGCGGGGCGCGCCGGCGCGCGCGTCATTCTTGCCGACGAAGGCGCCGAACTCGGCGGCAGCCTGCTTTCCGCAAGGGGCGCTGTCGACGGCAAGCCGGCGGACGCTGTTCTCGGCGAGCTGCTGGCCGAACTCGAAGGGCTGGCGAATGTGCGCCGCCTGCCGCGCATGACCGTGTTCGGCTGGTACGACGACAATGTTTTCGGTGCGGTCGAACGTGTGCAGAAGCATGTGGCGCTGCCCGATCCGGAGCGCCCCGTCGAAAGATTGTGGCGCATCGTCGCCCGCCAGGCGCTTCTGGCGACCGGAGCCGAGGAGCGGCCGCTCGTCTTCGGCGGCAACGATATTCCCGGCGTGATGATGGCAGGCGCCATGCGCAGCTATCTCAATCGGCAGGCGGTGGCGCCAGGCCAAAGCACGGTGATCTTTACCACCAACGATAGTGCATATGACACTGCCGCCGACCTCGAAGCCGCCGGCCTTCGAGTTGCCGCGATCGTCGACAGCCGCGCCGATGGCGGCAAGGGCTGGCAGGGCCGCGCCGAGGTTCTGCGGGGCGCCCGGGTCATCGATGCAGAGGGCGGCAAGCGCCTGCGCGGCGTCAGCATCGAGACCGCAGGCGGCATTCGCCGGATCGACGCAGATGCGCTCGCCATGTCGGGCGGCTGGAGCCCGGTCATTCATCTTGCCTGCCATCGTGCTGGGAAGCCGCAATGGTCCGAGGAGTCTTCGGCCTTTCTGGCGCCGGCATCACAGGACGGCCTTGCCGTTGCCGGCGCAGCCGCCGGCCTTGCGCAAACCACGGCCTGCCTCGGCGATGGCGCGGCGAAGGCCGCCGCCGCATTGCAGGCAATCGGCTTTTCAGCGGAACCGGCCTTTGTTTCAGCTCCCGAGACGGCTCCGCATGCAAAGCCGCTCTGGTCGGTGAAAGGCTCGAAGGGCAAGGCTTTCGTCGATTATCAGAACGACGTGCACCTCAAGGACCTCGGGCTTGCCGTGCGCGAAGGCTACGGCCATGTCGAGCTTGCCAAGCGTTATACCACCAGCGGTATGGCGACCGACCAGGGCAAGCTTTCCAACATCAACGCCATCGGCATTCTTGCCGAGGCGCGCGGCGTGTCGCCGGCCGAAGTGGGAACGACGACCTTCCGGCCCTTCTATACGCCCGTTTCCTTCGGCGCTTTGACCGGGTCATCGCGCGGCAAAGATTTCCAGCCGGCGCGCAAATCGCCGTTGCACGGCTGGGCGAAAAAGAATGGCGCGGTCTTCGTCGAAACCGGCCTCTGGTATCGCTCCTCCTGGTTCCCGCGCGCCGGCGAGACGACGTGGCGCGAAAGCGTCGACCGCGAAGTGCTGAATATCCGCAAAAATGCCGGCCTCTGCGACGTCTCGACGCTCGGCAAGATCGAAATCTTCGGCCGCGACGCCGCGACCTTCCTCGATCGCGTCTATTGCAACGGCTTCTCCAAGCTTGCTCTGGGCAAGGCGCGTTACGGCATCATGCTACGCGAGGACGGCTTCATCTATGACGACGGCACCACCAGCCGCTTCAGCGACGACCACTTCTTCATGACGACGACGACGGCGCTGGCCGCCGGCGTGCTCACCCATCTCGAATTCTGCGCCCAGACGCTCTGGCCGGAACTCGACGTCTGTTTCGCCTCCTCGACCGATCAATGGGCGCAGATGGCCGTTGCCGGGCCGAAGTCCCGCGCCATCCTCGCCGAGATCGTCGACGAGGACATCTCGGATGCGGCCTTCCCCTTCATGAGCGCCCGCAAGGTGTCGCTATTCGCAGGCCGCCTCGAAGGCCGGCTCTTCCGCATCTCCTTCTCGGGCGAGCTCGCCTACGAGCTTGCGGTGCCCGCCGGCTACGGCGAGAGCGTTGCCGATGCCATTATGGCGGCAGGCGAGAAGCACGGCATCTCAGCCTATGGTGTCGAAGCGCTCGGCGTCATGCGTATCGAAAAGGGCCATGTCACCCATGCCGAGATCAACGGCACGGTAACACCCGGCGATCTCGGCTTCGGCCGCATGATTTCCAGCACCAAGCCGGATTTCATCGGCAAGGCGATGCTTGCCCGCGAAGGCCTGCAGGATCCCGAGCGCCCGCGCCTCGTCGGCGTCAAGCCGCTCAATCCGGCAAGCGGCTTCCGCACCGGCTCGCATATTCTTGCCGAGGGCGCTGCGGCGACGCTGGAAAACGATCAGGGCTATGTCACGTCAAGCGCCTTCTCGCCGACGCTCGGCCATAAGATCGGTCTGGCGCTGGTCAGGCGCGGGCCGGAGCGCATCGGTGAGAAGGTGACGGTCTGGAACGGCCTGCACAATGAATTCACCGATGCGGTGCTCTGCCATCCCGTCTTCATCGATCCCGAAAACGAGAAGCTCCATGCCTGA
- a CDS encoding sarcosine oxidase subunit gamma family protein — MPDLPQHRPVLAGTAYSGLSGASIRLEALPEGHLLHVLGAVEPAALATELAKAGFTNSSIRKAGFRQWFVAGNEPLSAAGLQALAAALAGKAVVMDQSHGRVRIGISGRSSRLLLSKGTAIDLDPAVFPEGSSAMTMVGHISVQIVRTGDDSFELTVLRSFAESLWDELRHMAASAEKDGGA, encoded by the coding sequence ATGCCTGATCTTCCCCAGCACAGACCGGTTCTTGCCGGAACGGCATATAGTGGCCTTTCCGGAGCAAGCATCCGGCTGGAGGCCCTGCCGGAAGGCCATCTCCTGCACGTGCTCGGCGCGGTCGAGCCGGCGGCTCTCGCCACGGAACTGGCCAAAGCCGGCTTTACCAATAGTTCGATCCGCAAGGCCGGCTTCCGCCAATGGTTCGTCGCCGGCAACGAGCCGCTTTCCGCCGCCGGTCTCCAAGCCCTAGCGGCAGCGCTTGCCGGAAAAGCCGTCGTCATGGACCAGAGCCACGGGCGCGTGCGCATCGGCATATCAGGCCGCTCCTCGCGGCTGCTCCTCTCAAAAGGCACCGCCATCGATCTGGATCCAGCCGTCTTCCCGGAAGGCAGTTCGGCGATGACCATGGTCGGCCACATCTCCGTCCAGATCGTCCGCACCGGCGATGACAGCTTCGAACTCACCGTTCTGCGCAGCTTCGCCGAAAGCCTCTGGGACGAACTCAGGCATATGGCGGCGAGTGCTGAAAAGGACGGTGGCGCTTAA
- a CDS encoding RNA ligase, whose translation MNDPIHPARQIPFPDLIAGLKRAQGLGHVHRRQNASGTLQLYIYTPRCVYEGGWDQFSLIARGLIVDEGAGRVVATPFPKFFNVGERHGEVPDLPFEAFEKLDGSLIIVFNDAGRWHAATKGAFDSEQALWAQARLDAHDLSGLSPDTTYLFEAVYPENRIVVRYAEPAMVMLAAYHASGLEVTYDEVRTTSQALGWRAAERHEFGNIADMMLHTATLPRDNEGFVVRFTNGLRLKLKGSEYRRIHALISRCTPLAMWEAMAAGDDMAAIRRDLPEEFWSDFDNIVLLLTTAYAAMERKVAELAASVAHLSDKELGLSLNSLPADVGPYVFGLRKAGAIVGKSRDALMRSIRPTGNVLPGYQPSYAMGRVIDEATS comes from the coding sequence ATGAACGACCCGATACACCCTGCACGCCAAATCCCGTTTCCCGACCTTATCGCTGGCTTGAAGCGAGCCCAAGGGCTCGGCCATGTCCATCGCCGTCAGAACGCAAGCGGTACTTTGCAGCTCTACATCTATACCCCCCGGTGCGTATATGAGGGTGGTTGGGATCAGTTTTCGCTGATCGCTCGCGGTCTCATTGTGGACGAGGGCGCTGGTCGGGTCGTTGCCACGCCGTTTCCGAAGTTTTTCAATGTCGGCGAGCGGCATGGCGAAGTACCCGATCTGCCGTTTGAGGCGTTCGAAAAGCTCGATGGTAGTCTGATAATCGTGTTCAATGATGCTGGCCGTTGGCACGCAGCCACCAAAGGCGCGTTCGACTCCGAACAGGCCCTATGGGCTCAAGCACGGTTGGATGCCCACGATCTCTCCGGTCTGTCGCCGGATACGACATATCTGTTCGAGGCGGTATATCCGGAAAACAGAATTGTCGTGCGATATGCGGAGCCTGCCATGGTGATGTTGGCGGCCTACCACGCTTCAGGTCTTGAAGTAACCTACGACGAGGTTCGAACGACCAGCCAAGCGTTGGGATGGCGTGCGGCCGAACGCCATGAGTTCGGGAATATCGCGGACATGATGCTTCATACTGCAACGCTCCCACGCGACAACGAAGGATTTGTCGTTAGATTCACAAATGGCTTGCGCCTCAAACTCAAAGGCTCCGAGTACCGTCGTATCCATGCGTTGATCTCACGCTGCACGCCATTGGCAATGTGGGAAGCAATGGCCGCAGGGGACGACATGGCCGCGATTCGTCGTGATTTGCCGGAAGAGTTTTGGAGCGATTTTGACAACATCGTACTCCTTCTGACGACGGCATACGCGGCGATGGAAAGGAAAGTCGCTGAACTGGCAGCATCTGTCGCCCATCTTTCCGATAAAGAGTTGGGATTGTCGCTCAATTCACTGCCTGCTGACGTGGGTCCTTACGTTTTTGGCTTGCGAAAAGCAGGTGCAATCGTAGGCAAGTCCCGAGACGCGTTGATGCGTTCCATCAGACCCACTGGCAACGTGTTGCCAGGTTACCAGCCGTCATATGCCATGGGGCGTGTGATTGATGAGGCAACATCGTAG
- the rtcR gene encoding RNA repair transcriptional activator RtcR, whose translation MNRRVAISILGTTLDAGKWENRWSRWRPNVALCQQPGLFIDRLELIHDNHSQALCHRIVADIGTVAPATEVRSNVINFRDPWDFSEVYTHLRDFARNYNFDPEKEDYLVNITTGTHVAQICWFLLTEARIIPGQLLQLSPPRDREPEQDFAGTHRIIDLDLSRYDEIAKRFASEREDAASFLKSGISTRSAAFNKMIDEIERVVIRSTAPVLLTGPTGAGKSQLARRIYELKKSQRKVSGPFIEVNCAPLRGDHAMSTLFGHVKGAFTGAAGERAGLLKSADKGVLFLDEIGELGLDEQAMCLRAIEEKKFLPVGADREASADFQLLAGTNRDLGEDVRKGRFREDLYARLNLWTFQLPALRDRKEDIEPNLDFELRRYLEREGENVTFNKEARDRYLTFATGSQAVWSANFRDLSASVTRMATLAPHGRITTDVVDDEVRRLNAFWRSSNDDGRVDLIIEEVLGAETAASLDRFDTAQLATVLHTCRQHATASAAGRALFAMSRLEKKSSNDADRLSKYLARFGLRFEDIKKAG comes from the coding sequence ATGAACCGCCGCGTCGCCATCAGCATATTGGGAACCACCCTGGATGCAGGGAAATGGGAAAATCGCTGGAGCCGCTGGCGGCCCAATGTCGCGCTCTGCCAGCAGCCGGGCCTGTTCATCGACCGGCTCGAGCTGATCCACGACAACCACTCGCAAGCTCTCTGTCACCGTATCGTTGCCGACATCGGAACCGTGGCGCCGGCAACGGAGGTGCGGAGCAATGTCATCAACTTCCGGGATCCCTGGGATTTCTCGGAGGTCTACACGCACCTCAGGGACTTTGCCCGCAACTACAACTTCGACCCCGAGAAGGAAGACTATCTCGTCAACATCACCACCGGCACCCATGTGGCACAGATCTGCTGGTTCCTGCTGACCGAAGCCCGCATCATTCCCGGCCAGTTGCTGCAGCTCTCGCCGCCGCGCGACCGGGAGCCGGAGCAGGATTTCGCCGGCACGCATCGGATCATCGACCTCGACCTGTCCCGTTATGACGAAATCGCCAAGCGCTTCGCCTCCGAGCGCGAAGACGCCGCCTCCTTCCTGAAGTCGGGGATTTCGACCCGCAGCGCCGCCTTCAACAAAATGATCGACGAGATCGAGAGGGTGGTGATCCGCTCGACCGCGCCTGTTCTGCTGACCGGGCCGACCGGTGCCGGCAAATCGCAACTCGCCCGCAGGATCTACGAGCTGAAGAAGAGCCAGCGCAAGGTCAGTGGTCCGTTCATCGAGGTGAACTGCGCGCCCCTGCGCGGCGACCATGCCATGTCCACCCTGTTCGGCCATGTGAAAGGCGCGTTTACCGGCGCTGCCGGCGAGCGTGCCGGCTTGCTCAAGTCCGCCGACAAAGGCGTGCTGTTTCTCGACGAGATTGGCGAACTCGGCCTCGACGAACAGGCCATGTGCCTGCGCGCGATCGAGGAAAAGAAGTTCCTGCCCGTGGGCGCTGATCGGGAGGCCTCCGCGGACTTTCAGCTGCTTGCCGGCACCAATCGCGATCTTGGCGAGGATGTCCGCAAAGGCAGGTTCCGCGAAGATCTCTATGCCCGCCTGAACCTCTGGACGTTCCAGCTGCCGGCCCTGCGCGATCGCAAGGAGGACATAGAGCCCAATCTCGACTTCGAGCTCAGGCGTTATCTGGAACGAGAAGGCGAAAATGTGACTTTCAACAAGGAAGCACGCGACCGCTACCTGACTTTCGCAACTGGCTCACAAGCCGTCTGGAGCGCCAACTTTCGCGATCTGTCGGCGTCGGTGACCCGCATGGCGACCCTCGCGCCGCATGGGCGCATCACGACCGACGTCGTTGACGATGAAGTCCGACGGCTGAATGCGTTTTGGCGCAGCTCAAATGACGACGGCAGGGTGGACCTGATCATTGAAGAAGTGCTGGGTGCAGAGACGGCCGCTAGCCTCGATCGCTTCGACACGGCCCAGCTTGCCACCGTTCTTCACACTTGCCGTCAACACGCCACGGCAAGTGCTGCGGGCAGAGCCTTGTTCGCGATGTCGCGACTGGAGAAAAAGAGCAGCAACGACGCCGATCGCCTGAGTAAATATCTCGCGCGCTTCGGCCTCCGATTCGAGGATATTAAGAAAGCCGGATAA
- a CDS encoding RNA-binding protein, with translation MVNKAIFKTYLGKLLPGADTKNHEAALAYQLTPREALAQYAVTGTFNGTFYAEGAEQLDAVKTLALQVEPEFLAKVAVYAAEKGHMKDMPVTLLAVLSGLQSEAFARAFPRVVKSGKMLRGFVQVMRSGAAGRKSLGTRPKKVVQAWLERAGTEQILRAMVGNDPSLADVIRMVHPKPATEERKALYAWAIGKPHDYAALPELVKALEAFRRDQTVPVPDVPFQMLTSLPLTREHWVEIARKGGWQMVRQNLNTFARNGVFEVEGFAEALAVRLADPEGIRKAKVFPYQLMMAWKMVDGQVPDVVRDALQDAMDTAIANVPSLMGNVVLCPDVSGSMGSPVTGYRKGATSSVRCIDVAGLMAAAFLQRNPKARVLPFENDVVRVSLNKRDSVMTNAGKLAKIGGGGTNCSAPLKMLANERAKVDLVVFISDNESWVDARGSGQPTAVMTEWARIKRVNPAAKLVCLDIQPHATTQAPTREDVLNIGGFSDAVYGVITAFAASSKGADGWVKAIEAI, from the coding sequence ATGGTCAACAAGGCGATCTTCAAAACCTACCTCGGGAAACTGCTCCCGGGAGCGGATACAAAAAATCATGAAGCGGCCCTGGCCTACCAGCTGACGCCGCGCGAGGCGCTGGCGCAATATGCCGTGACCGGCACCTTCAACGGCACCTTCTATGCTGAAGGAGCCGAGCAGCTTGACGCGGTAAAAACGCTTGCCCTTCAGGTCGAGCCGGAATTTCTCGCCAAGGTGGCTGTTTACGCCGCTGAAAAGGGTCACATGAAGGACATGCCGGTAACGCTGCTCGCCGTGCTCTCCGGCCTTCAGAGCGAGGCCTTTGCCCGTGCATTCCCGCGGGTGGTGAAGAGCGGCAAGATGCTGCGTGGCTTCGTGCAGGTCATGCGCTCCGGCGCCGCGGGGCGCAAGTCGCTCGGCACACGTCCGAAGAAGGTGGTGCAGGCGTGGCTCGAACGGGCCGGCACCGAGCAGATCCTGCGTGCGATGGTCGGAAACGATCCTTCGCTCGCCGACGTCATCCGCATGGTGCATCCGAAGCCGGCTACCGAGGAGCGCAAGGCGCTTTATGCCTGGGCGATCGGCAAGCCGCACGACTATGCGGCACTGCCGGAGCTCGTCAAGGCATTGGAAGCGTTCCGACGTGACCAGACGGTGCCAGTGCCTGATGTCCCGTTCCAGATGCTGACCTCGCTGCCGCTGACGCGGGAGCATTGGGTCGAGATCGCCCGCAAGGGTGGCTGGCAGATGGTGCGGCAGAACCTCAACACCTTTGCACGCAACGGCGTGTTCGAGGTCGAGGGTTTTGCCGAGGCGCTGGCGGTGCGGCTTGCCGATCCGGAGGGAATCCGCAAGGCAAAGGTCTTCCCCTATCAGTTGATGATGGCGTGGAAGATGGTCGATGGCCAGGTTCCGGATGTCGTGCGGGATGCGCTTCAGGACGCGATGGATACCGCCATCGCCAATGTGCCGTCCCTGATGGGCAATGTCGTGCTCTGCCCCGACGTGTCGGGTTCCATGGGCTCGCCCGTGACCGGCTACCGGAAGGGCGCGACGTCCTCGGTCCGTTGCATCGACGTCGCCGGTCTGATGGCTGCGGCGTTCCTGCAGCGCAACCCGAAGGCACGGGTGCTGCCGTTCGAGAATGACGTGGTGCGCGTCAGCCTCAACAAGCGGGATTCGGTGATGACCAATGCCGGTAAGCTGGCGAAAATCGGCGGCGGCGGAACCAACTGCTCCGCACCGCTGAAGATGTTGGCAAACGAGAGGGCCAAGGTCGATCTGGTGGTATTCATCTCGGACAATGAGTCCTGGGTGGATGCGCGCGGCAGCGGCCAGCCGACGGCGGTGATGACGGAATGGGCCAGGATCAAGCGGGTCAACCCGGCTGCAAAGCTGGTCTGCCTCGACATCCAGCCCCACGCCACGACGCAGGCGCCGACGCGGGAAGACGTGCTCAACATCGGTGGCTTCTCGGATGCCGTCTATGGGGTGATCACGGCTTTCGCGGCCAGTAGCAAGGGCGCGGATGGCTGGGTGAAAGCCATCGAGGCAATCTAG